The DNA segment CAGCCTGGCGACAATTTTAGGGATCTCCGCCAGTAAATAATCGACATCTTCCTCGGTGTTTTCTTCTCCAAAGGTCAACCTCAGGGAACCATGGGCTATTTCATGGGGAAGGCCGATAGCCAAAAGCACATGTGAGGGGTCTAATGAACCGGAGGCGCAGGCAGAGCCGCTTGACCCGCATACACCCTTCATATCCAGCATCAGCAGCAGTGACTCTCCCTCAATGTACTGAAAAGAAATATTTACATTGCCGGGCAATCTGCTGCTTCTGTGTCCATTAAGTCTGATATGCGGCACTTTGGCAAAAAGTCCTGCGATTGTCTTTTCCCTCAGGTTAACCAGTTTTTTATTATATTCAGCAACATTTTCTGTCGCCAATTCAATTGCTTTTCCTAAACCAACAATGCCGGGAATATTTTCTGTGCTGGCCCTTTTCCCTCTTTCCTGGTGTCCGCCATGGATAAAGGAGGAAATCCGGACGCCTTTGCGAATATAGAGAACCCCTGTTCCTTTAGGCCCGTAGAACTTATGAGCGGACAACGACAACAGGTCGATATTCATCTTCTCGACATCAATAGGGATATTGCCGACTGCCTGAACGGCATCGGTGTGGAATAAAATGCCATTTTCTCTTGCCAGAGCGCCGATCTCCGATATTGGTTCTATAGTGCCAATCTCATTATTGGCGAACATTATGCTGATAAGAATGGTAGTATCTTTAATTGCATTTTTAACCTGCTCCAGGGACACCAGCCCATCACGGTCAACAGGCAGATATGTTACCTCGAAACCCTCTTCTTCCAAATACTTGCATGAATTCAAGATCGCCGCGTGTTCGATTGCGGAAGTGATAATGTGCTTGCCTTTTTTCTTTTGGGCGGCAGCAATCCCCTTGAGCGCCCAGTTATCGGCCTCACTGCCCGAGCCTGTAAAATATATTTCTCTTGCCTGCGCGCCGATGGCCCGGGCCACTTTCTCTCGGGTCGCTTCGATGGCGTCTTTGGCCACACGGCCTAAACTGTATATTGAAGACGCATTGCCAAAATACTCGCAAAAATATGGTTTCATGGCGTCAAATACTTCCGGCTTTACATAGGTGGTTGCAGCATGATCCAGGTAAATAATTCTATCTCCCATAACAACACT comes from the Syntrophales bacterium genome and includes:
- the nifS gene encoding cysteine desulfurase NifS; translated protein: MGDRIIYLDHAATTYVKPEVFDAMKPYFCEYFGNASSIYSLGRVAKDAIEATREKVARAIGAQAREIYFTGSGSEADNWALKGIAAAQKKKGKHIITSAIEHAAILNSCKYLEEEGFEVTYLPVDRDGLVSLEQVKNAIKDTTILISIMFANNEIGTIEPISEIGALARENGILFHTDAVQAVGNIPIDVEKMNIDLLSLSAHKFYGPKGTGVLYIRKGVRISSFIHGGHQERGKRASTENIPGIVGLGKAIELATENVAEYNKKLVNLREKTIAGLFAKVPHIRLNGHRSSRLPGNVNISFQYIEGESLLLMLDMKGVCGSSGSACASGSLDPSHVLLAIGLPHEIAHGSLRLTFGEENTEEDVDYLLAEIPKIVARLREMSPLYEEVKDKESAQKL